The Megachile rotundata isolate GNS110a chromosome 3, iyMegRotu1, whole genome shotgun sequence genome includes a window with the following:
- the LOC143264169 gene encoding uncharacterized protein LOC143264169: protein MQEYIDLGHMVHVSDEQKHGYYLPHHPVIKISSNTTKVRVVFDASAKTDKGMSLNNTLLTGPTIQSNLFTHLLRFRTHTYVVTADIAQMYRQVVVHPDDRRFQRVLWYYNNTISTFELSRVTFRVSPSSYLAIRSIVQLADDEHLEFSIASRILKRDLYVDDLLSGANSLTEILQLRDEVIALLRKGGFSIRQWASNHQHALDNLDEKTLDLDCAIDENPVSKTLGIV from the coding sequence ATGCAGGAATATATTGATCTCGGACATATGGTTCACGTGTCAGATGAACAGAAACACGGCTATTATTTACCTCATCATCCGGTAATCAAGATCTCGAGCAATACCACTAAGGTTCGTGTTGTATTCGACGCCTCCGCAAAAACCGACAAAGGCATGTCTCTTAACAATACCTTATTAACAGGCCCCACGATTCAAAGCAATCTTTTCACGCATCTTTTGCGATTTAGAACTCACACTTATGTCGTGACCGCGGATATCGCGCAAATGTATCGACAAGTTGTTGTTCATCCTGACGATCGTCGATTCCAACGAGTGCTATGGTACTACAATAACACCATCAGTACCTTCGAGCTCAGTAGAGTCACCTTCAGAGTTTCCCCTTCTTCGTACTTAGCAATACGCTCTATAGTACAGCTCGCCGACGATGAACACCTTGAGTTTTCAATCGCATCTCGAATTTTGAAACGAGATCTTTATGTTGACGATCTTTTGTCCGGAGCTAATTCTTTaactgaaattttacaattacgaGATGAAGTAATCGCGCTCTTAAGAAAGGGAGGATTTAGCATTCGCCAATGGGCTTCTAATCACCAGCACGCGCTTGATAACCTTGATGAAAAAACATTAGATTTAGATTGTGCCATTGATGAAAATCCGGTCTCGAAAACTCTCGGAATCGTCTGA
- the LOC100875606 gene encoding selenoprotein K yields MVYISEDGKVLDTTPLHLKVFRFFSGIVFMVIMFFRTLIDPDMNKHGSEYTRDYRPGSGPPRPPTRRIGRPNTGDTVSVPFGCRSCAR; encoded by the exons ATGGTTTACATATCAGAAG atGGAAAAGTTTTGGACACAACTCCGTTACATTTGAAAGTATTTAGATTCTTCAGTGGAATAGTTTTCATGGTTATTATGTT tttCAGAACATTGATTGATCCGGATATGAATAAACATGGAAGTGAATATACGAGAGATTATAGACCTGGCTCTGG gcCACCACGTCCACCAACACGCAGAATAGGAAGGCCTAACACTGGAGATACTGTGAGCGTTCCATTCGGATGTAGAAGTTGTGCCAGATAA